The Bradyrhizobium ottawaense genome window below encodes:
- a CDS encoding tetratricopeptide repeat protein, with protein MFSNRFNRWTVAAIALMGTAIATVPGSVLAQTPDHPENTAAQFPTRNDLKSLTGAGSYLAARHASVERDAASAAAFYRSALRTDPKNNELLDRAFISSVADGDIDEAVKLAERVLTIDKTNRVARLVVGVHDLKVKKYAAAQTNINQSIRGPITDLVATLLSGWAAYGAGDAKGGVATIDKLAGPEWYPLFKDLHAGMILELSGKEKDAGTRFERAYKLDDSMLRVTEAYARWLSRNKDSAAATTVYQAFDKKLARHPLIQEGLRDTKAGKKMPPLVDSAQAGAAEALYGIGATLTRRGGEDLALVYLQLSLYLQPTHPLALLSLADLYESVKRPQMAIKVYERVPSTSPLKRNAQIQLAIDLDSADRTDEAIKILKGVTSEDAKDLEAIMALGNIERGRKRFGDCGATYSQGVDVLPPGNDKANSVWYYYRGICEERSKQWAKAEADMKKALELQPDQPHVLNYLGYSWIDQGVNLDEGMKMIKRAVEQRPDDGYIVDSLGWAYYRIGNYEEAVKNLERAIDLKPEDPTINDHLGDAYWRVGRTLEAKFQWSHARDLKPEPEELPKIEAKIANGLADDNSNSSAAQAEKRKDDGKGG; from the coding sequence ATGTTTTCAAATCGTTTCAACCGCTGGACTGTTGCTGCCATCGCCCTCATGGGCACAGCGATCGCGACCGTCCCCGGCAGCGTCCTGGCGCAGACGCCGGATCACCCGGAGAACACGGCGGCGCAGTTTCCGACCCGAAACGATCTGAAGTCGCTCACGGGTGCCGGTAGCTATCTCGCCGCCCGCCATGCCAGCGTCGAGCGCGACGCGGCCTCCGCCGCTGCGTTCTACCGCTCGGCCCTGCGCACCGATCCCAAGAACAACGAGCTGCTCGACCGCGCCTTCATCTCGTCGGTCGCCGACGGCGACATCGACGAAGCGGTCAAGCTCGCCGAGCGCGTCCTCACCATCGACAAGACCAACCGCGTCGCGCGTCTCGTCGTCGGCGTGCATGATCTCAAGGTGAAGAAGTACGCAGCCGCGCAGACCAACATCAACCAGTCGATCCGCGGTCCGATCACCGATCTCGTCGCCACGCTGCTGTCGGGTTGGGCCGCCTACGGTGCCGGGGACGCCAAGGGCGGTGTCGCCACCATCGACAAGCTGGCAGGTCCCGAATGGTACCCGCTGTTCAAGGACCTTCACGCCGGCATGATCCTCGAGCTCTCCGGCAAGGAGAAGGACGCCGGTACCCGCTTCGAGCGCGCCTACAAGCTCGACGATTCCATGCTGCGCGTGACCGAGGCCTATGCGCGCTGGCTGTCGCGCAACAAGGATTCCGCCGCCGCGACCACCGTCTATCAGGCCTTCGACAAGAAGCTCGCGCGCCATCCGCTGATCCAGGAAGGCCTGCGCGACACCAAGGCCGGCAAGAAAATGCCGCCGCTGGTCGATTCCGCCCAGGCCGGCGCCGCCGAGGCGCTCTACGGCATCGGCGCCACGCTGACCCGCCGCGGCGGCGAGGACCTGGCGCTGGTCTATCTCCAGCTCTCGCTCTACCTCCAGCCGACCCATCCGCTGGCGCTGCTCTCGCTCGCCGATCTCTACGAGTCCGTGAAGCGGCCGCAGATGGCGATCAAGGTCTATGAGCGCGTGCCGTCGACCTCGCCGCTCAAGCGCAACGCGCAGATCCAGCTTGCCATCGATCTGGATTCCGCCGACCGCACCGACGAGGCGATCAAGATCCTCAAGGGCGTTACATCGGAGGATGCCAAGGACCTCGAAGCGATCATGGCGCTCGGCAACATCGAGCGCGGCCGCAAGAGGTTCGGCGACTGCGGCGCGACCTATTCGCAAGGCGTCGACGTGCTGCCGCCCGGCAACGACAAGGCCAACAGCGTCTGGTACTATTATCGCGGTATCTGCGAGGAGCGCTCCAAGCAGTGGGCCAAGGCCGAGGCCGACATGAAGAAGGCGCTCGAGCTCCAGCCCGACCAGCCGCACGTCCTCAACTATCTCGGCTATTCCTGGATCGACCAGGGCGTGAACCTCGACGAAGGCATGAAGATGATCAAGCGCGCCGTCGAGCAGCGTCCCGACGACGGCTACATCGTCGATTCCCTGGGCTGGGCCTATTACCGCATCGGCAACTACGAAGAAGCGGTGAAGAACCTCGAGCGCGCGATCGACCTCAAGCCCGAGGATCCCACCATCAACGACCATCTCGGCGACGCCTATTGGCGGGTTGGCCGCACGCTGGAAGCCAAATTCCAGTGGTCGCACGCGCGCGATCTCAAGCCCGAGCCGGAAGAGCTGCCGAAGATCGAGGCCAAGATCGCCAATGGCCTCGCCGACGACAATTCGAACTCTTCGGCCGCGCAGGCGGAAAAGAGGAAGGACGACGGCAAGGGCGGCTAG
- a CDS encoding electron transfer flavoprotein-ubiquinone oxidoreductase gives MSTEELPPRESMEFDVVIVGAGPSGLSAAIRLKQLNADLNVVVVEKGSEVGAHILSGAVIDPAGLDKLVPDWREDSDCPLKTQVKDDRFYWMTAGGAIKLPNFMMPPLMDNHHCYIGSLGNVCRWLARKAEALGVEIYPGFAAAEVLYDDAGNVKGIATGDMGIGRDGKPKDSFTRGMELLGKYTLFAEGARGSLTKQLIAKFALDSKSEPAKFGIGLKEVWQIDPAKHQKGMIQHSFGWPLDLKTGGGSFLYHYDDNLVAVGFVVHLNYDDPYLSPFDEFQRFKTHPSIRGTFEGGKRLAYGARAITEGGYQSVPRLSFPGGALIGCAAGFVNVPRIKGVHNAMGTGMLAAEHVAAALAADRANDELVEYENAWRSSSVGKDLFLVRNVKPLWSKFGTVLGVALGGIDMWCNTLFGASLFGTQAHAKPDRATLDPAKQHTPKNYPKPDGKISFDKLSSVFLSNTNHEEDQPVHLKVTDMNLQKTSEHDVFAGPSNRYCPAGVYEWVEEGTSPRFQINAQNCVHCKTCDVKDPNGNITWVPPEGGGGPNYEAM, from the coding sequence ATGAGCACCGAAGAACTTCCCCCGCGCGAATCCATGGAATTCGACGTCGTCATCGTCGGCGCCGGCCCCTCGGGCCTGTCGGCTGCGATCCGGCTGAAGCAGCTCAACGCCGATCTCAACGTCGTCGTGGTGGAGAAGGGCTCGGAGGTCGGCGCGCACATTCTTTCCGGTGCCGTGATCGATCCGGCCGGGCTCGACAAGCTCGTTCCGGACTGGCGCGAGGATTCCGACTGCCCGCTGAAAACGCAGGTGAAGGACGACCGCTTCTACTGGATGACGGCCGGCGGCGCGATCAAGCTGCCGAACTTCATGATGCCGCCGCTGATGGACAATCATCACTGCTACATCGGCTCGCTCGGCAATGTCTGCCGCTGGCTGGCGCGCAAGGCGGAAGCGCTCGGCGTCGAGATCTATCCGGGCTTCGCCGCGGCCGAGGTGCTCTATGACGACGCCGGCAACGTCAAGGGCATTGCCACCGGCGACATGGGCATCGGCCGGGACGGCAAGCCGAAGGACTCCTTCACCCGTGGCATGGAATTGCTCGGCAAGTACACGCTGTTCGCCGAAGGCGCCCGCGGCAGCCTGACCAAGCAGCTCATCGCCAAGTTCGCGCTCGACTCCAAGAGCGAGCCGGCGAAGTTCGGCATCGGCCTCAAGGAAGTCTGGCAGATCGATCCTGCCAAGCACCAGAAGGGCATGATCCAGCATTCCTTCGGCTGGCCGCTCGACCTGAAGACCGGCGGCGGCTCGTTCCTTTATCACTATGACGACAACCTCGTTGCCGTCGGCTTCGTCGTGCATCTGAACTACGACGATCCGTACCTGTCGCCGTTCGATGAATTCCAGCGCTTCAAGACCCATCCTTCGATCCGCGGCACCTTTGAAGGCGGCAAGCGTCTCGCCTATGGCGCGCGCGCCATTACCGAGGGCGGCTACCAGTCCGTGCCGAGGCTGAGCTTCCCCGGCGGCGCGCTGATCGGCTGCGCGGCCGGCTTCGTCAACGTGCCGCGCATCAAGGGCGTACACAATGCGATGGGCACCGGCATGCTCGCGGCTGAACATGTCGCGGCGGCGCTGGCCGCCGATCGCGCCAATGACGAACTCGTCGAATACGAAAATGCGTGGCGCTCGTCGTCGGTCGGCAAGGATCTGTTCCTGGTCCGCAACGTCAAGCCGCTGTGGTCGAAGTTCGGCACCGTGCTGGGCGTCGCACTCGGCGGCATCGACATGTGGTGCAACACGCTGTTCGGCGCTTCGCTGTTCGGCACCCAGGCGCACGCCAAACCCGATCGCGCCACGCTCGATCCGGCCAAGCAGCACACGCCGAAGAACTACCCGAAGCCGGACGGCAAGATCTCGTTCGACAAGCTGTCCTCGGTGTTCTTGTCCAATACCAATCATGAGGAGGACCAGCCGGTCCATCTCAAGGTCACCGACATGAACCTGCAAAAGACCTCTGAGCACGACGTGTTCGCCGGTCCCTCGAATCGCTATTGCCCGGCCGGCGTCTATGAATGGGTCGAGGAGGGCACGAGCCCGCGCTTCCAGATCAACGCCCAGAACTGCGTCCACTGCAAAACCTGCGACGTGAAGGACCCCAACGGTAACATCACCTGGGTTCCCCCCGAGGGCGGCGGCGGTCCGAACTACGAGGCGATGTAA
- a CDS encoding uracil-DNA glycosylase, translated as MIPEPAPTVRELLAFYLEAGVDCALAEEPIDRLAELDAPPPAPRVAPPVEAPRPVAAPAVMRGEAAPAPDIAIASAREAARTAPTLDALRELMQGFEGCALKHTATRLVFADGNPQARIMFVGEAPGRDEDIEGLPFVGRSGKLLDLMIGAIGLNRSTAYIANVIPWRPPGNRTPTPQETQICLPFIQRQIELVNPDVLVTLGNPSTQTLLGTREGIMRTRGRWFDYETGARTIRALPTFHPAYLLRSPSYKRLAWQDLRAIAKVLAG; from the coding sequence ATGATACCCGAACCCGCACCCACCGTCCGCGAGCTTCTTGCCTTCTATCTGGAGGCCGGCGTCGATTGCGCGCTCGCGGAGGAACCGATCGACCGCCTGGCGGAATTGGATGCCCCGCCGCCGGCCCCGCGCGTGGCGCCTCCGGTCGAGGCACCGCGGCCGGTCGCCGCGCCGGCGGTGATGCGCGGCGAGGCCGCACCTGCGCCCGACATCGCGATTGCCTCGGCGCGCGAGGCTGCGCGCACCGCGCCGACGCTGGACGCGCTACGCGAGCTGATGCAAGGCTTCGAGGGTTGCGCGCTGAAGCACACCGCGACGCGATTGGTATTTGCCGACGGCAATCCGCAGGCGCGCATCATGTTCGTCGGTGAGGCGCCGGGTCGCGACGAGGACATCGAGGGGCTGCCCTTCGTCGGGCGCAGCGGCAAGCTGCTCGATCTCATGATCGGCGCGATCGGCCTCAACCGCAGCACGGCCTACATCGCCAACGTGATTCCGTGGCGGCCGCCCGGCAATCGCACCCCGACGCCGCAGGAGACGCAAATCTGCCTGCCCTTCATCCAGCGCCAGATCGAACTGGTGAATCCCGACGTGCTGGTGACGCTCGGCAATCCCTCGACGCAGACGCTGCTCGGAACGCGCGAGGGCATCATGCGCACCCGCGGGCGCTGGTTCGACTACGAGACGGGGGCGCGCACCATCCGCGCGCTGCCGACGTTCCATCCGGCCTATCTGCTCCGCTCGCCGTCCTACAAGCGGCTGGCCTGGCAGGATCTGCGCGCGATCGCCAAGGTGCTGGCGGGCTAG
- a CDS encoding glycosyltransferase family 39 protein gives MRFTSLVIELIRARPRLIVWIAVLLQAAMWLFVALVFYRSPPGSLATLLAFGREYQVGTDLGPPLPVWLADIAYRAAGGHMFGVYVLAELCEIATFIALYHLSRAVVGSQQAVLAVLLTMTVLAFSSSALDFGPLVLARPLWALLLLHSWQIIGQRRGNAWFAWSIEAGLLLLTTPAAIFLLLLLVVFAVSTAGGRRTLRALDPLFALVVVAVLALPYAVWLMRAETLVMPALPQVAELDARALHAAWLFGGLVLGAAAIPALTFLNTGLFAGKGEEPPIIYRPPVEPLARNFVYFFALAPALGAVLISGLLGLDSVVGGAGVVLVVSGLAVVVAAGDLIAMRRARMLRTVWAAAVVAPAVGVVLAVLLLPWTGTNEIATSMPARAISDFFDESFARRTNHRLRAVAGETSLASLITLHSGRPHLFIDADPARTPWINQAKFSETGGVVVWRASDTAGTPPPDILKRFPGIVPEVPRAFEWLVTGRQQLLRVGWAIVRPKGT, from the coding sequence ATGCGGTTTACCTCCCTGGTCATCGAGCTCATTCGCGCCCGGCCGCGGCTGATCGTCTGGATCGCCGTGCTGCTGCAGGCCGCGATGTGGCTGTTCGTGGCGCTGGTGTTCTACCGCAGCCCGCCTGGCAGCCTTGCGACGCTCCTGGCTTTCGGACGCGAATACCAGGTCGGCACCGATCTCGGTCCGCCCTTGCCGGTCTGGCTCGCCGACATCGCCTATCGCGCCGCCGGCGGCCACATGTTCGGCGTCTATGTGCTCGCCGAGCTCTGCGAGATCGCGACGTTCATTGCGCTCTATCATCTCTCCCGCGCCGTGGTCGGCTCGCAGCAGGCGGTGCTCGCGGTGCTCTTGACCATGACGGTGCTCGCCTTCTCCTCGTCGGCGCTCGACTTCGGCCCGCTTGTCCTGGCCCGGCCGCTCTGGGCGCTGCTGCTGCTGCACTCCTGGCAGATCATCGGCCAGCGTCGCGGCAATGCCTGGTTCGCCTGGTCGATCGAGGCCGGTCTCCTGCTGCTGACGACGCCTGCGGCGATCTTCCTGCTGCTGCTGCTCGTCGTCTTCGCGGTCTCGACCGCCGGCGGCCGCCGGACGCTGCGCGCGCTCGATCCGCTGTTCGCGCTTGTTGTCGTCGCGGTGCTGGCGCTGCCCTACGCGGTCTGGCTGATGCGCGCCGAGACGCTGGTGATGCCGGCCTTGCCGCAAGTTGCGGAGCTGGATGCCCGCGCCCTGCATGCGGCCTGGCTGTTCGGCGGCCTCGTGCTCGGGGCCGCTGCGATCCCGGCGCTGACATTCCTCAACACCGGGCTGTTCGCCGGCAAGGGCGAGGAGCCGCCGATCATCTACCGACCACCGGTCGAGCCGCTGGCGCGCAACTTCGTCTATTTCTTCGCGCTGGCGCCGGCGCTGGGTGCGGTGCTCATCTCCGGCCTGCTCGGGCTCGACTCCGTCGTCGGCGGCGCCGGCGTCGTGCTGGTTGTGTCCGGGCTTGCCGTGGTGGTCGCAGCCGGCGATCTCATCGCGATGCGCCGTGCGCGGATGCTGCGGACGGTCTGGGCCGCCGCCGTCGTGGCGCCGGCCGTCGGCGTCGTGCTCGCCGTCCTGCTGCTGCCCTGGACCGGCACGAACGAGATCGCGACCTCGATGCCGGCGCGCGCGATCTCGGACTTCTTCGACGAGAGCTTTGCCCGCCGCACCAACCATCGCCTGCGTGCGGTGGCCGGCGAGACCTCGCTTGCGAGCCTGATCACGCTGCATTCCGGCCGGCCGCATCTCTTCATCGACGCCGACCCTGCGCGCACGCCGTGGATCAATCAGGCCAAATTCAGCGAGACCGGCGGCGTCGTGGTCTGGCGCGCTTCCGATACCGCCGGCACGCCGCCGCCGGACATCCTCAAGCGCTTTCCCGGCATCGTCCCGGAAGTCCCGCGCGCCTTCGAATGGCTGGTGACCGGTCGCCAGCAGCTCCTGCGCGTCGGCTGGGCCATCGTGCGGCCGAAGGGGACGTGA
- a CDS encoding ribonuclease HII has product MIRDKSAKTPAKDAPRKDAAKKAAPAKAGKAPATKTTTVPAGKKGIIAVAPPSFRRERALIKCGVWPVAGCDEAGRGPLAGPVVAAAVILDPDRIPRGIDDSKRLTAEEREKLFDKICATAQVSVAVASPSRIDRDNILRASLWALKRAVVALPEAPRHVFVDGRDRLDTPCDCEAVIGGDGIVLSIAAASIIAKVTRDRLMCALAQDCPGYGFEQHKGYAVPEHLDALDRLGPSVHHRRFFAPVAAARAKHMPWTVEPVPDLFAVTEVEVPVEASVEIDASANL; this is encoded by the coding sequence ATGATTCGGGACAAGTCCGCCAAGACACCGGCCAAAGACGCGCCAAGGAAGGACGCTGCGAAAAAGGCAGCGCCCGCCAAGGCCGGCAAAGCGCCTGCGACCAAAACAACGACCGTTCCCGCAGGCAAGAAAGGCATCATCGCGGTCGCACCGCCGAGCTTCCGGCGCGAGCGCGCGCTGATCAAGTGCGGCGTCTGGCCGGTCGCCGGCTGCGACGAGGCCGGCCGCGGGCCGCTCGCCGGCCCCGTGGTGGCTGCAGCCGTGATTCTCGACCCCGACCGCATCCCGCGCGGCATCGACGATTCCAAGCGCCTGACGGCGGAGGAGCGCGAAAAACTGTTCGACAAGATCTGCGCCACCGCCCAGGTCTCGGTCGCCGTCGCCTCGCCCTCGCGAATCGACCGCGACAATATATTGCGCGCCTCATTGTGGGCGCTGAAGCGCGCCGTCGTGGCACTGCCGGAGGCGCCCAGGCACGTCTTCGTCGACGGCCGCGACCGGCTCGACACTCCTTGCGATTGCGAAGCCGTGATCGGCGGCGATGGCATCGTGCTGTCGATCGCGGCGGCCTCCATCATCGCCAAGGTGACGCGCGACCGCCTGATGTGCGCTCTGGCGCAGGACTGTCCCGGCTACGGCTTCGAGCAGCACAAGGGCTACGCCGTCCCCGAGCACCTCGACGCGCTCGACCGCCTCGGCCCCTCCGTCCATCACCGCCGCTTCTTCGCCCCGGTCGCGGCCGCACGCGCCAAGCACATGCCGTGGACCGTCGAGCCGGTGCCGGATCTGTTTGCGGTGACCGAGGTCGAGGTGCCGGTGGAAGCCAGCGTCGAAATCGACGCGTCGGCGAATCTCTAG
- a CDS encoding VOC family protein: MSKQVSAPVPRLTVITLGVSDIRASIAFYDALGFSRRLKATGEAVAFYDTCGPVLALYPWDQLAADAALPDQPRPSTFRGITIAWNCRTREEVDAVLAFALGKGAKLAKAAHETDYGGYSGYFADPDGHPWEVVVAPGIEVGEDRRVHLAE; this comes from the coding sequence ATGAGTAAGCAAGTTTCGGCTCCGGTGCCGCGGCTCACCGTCATCACGCTCGGTGTCAGCGATATCCGCGCCAGCATCGCCTTTTACGACGCGCTCGGGTTCTCGCGCCGGCTAAAGGCGACCGGCGAGGCGGTGGCGTTCTACGATACCTGCGGTCCGGTGCTCGCGCTGTATCCTTGGGATCAGCTCGCGGCCGACGCGGCGTTGCCGGACCAGCCGAGGCCATCGACCTTCCGCGGCATCACGATCGCCTGGAACTGTCGGACCCGAGAGGAGGTCGATGCAGTGCTGGCCTTTGCCCTCGGCAAGGGGGCAAAGCTCGCGAAGGCCGCGCACGAGACCGATTACGGCGGCTATTCCGGTTATTTTGCCGATCCCGACGGCCATCCCTGGGAGGTCGTGGTCGCACCCGGCATCGAGGTCGGCGAGGACCGGCGGGTGCATCTGGCGGAGTAG
- a CDS encoding PA0069 family radical SAM protein: protein MSPAASSHALKHPPVKAPSEPAGVDSDFPELGVAIDRARRRGRGAQSNASGRYEAEARVAFDDGWQSLEELPPFKTSVGVDTSRKVITRNDSPDIGFDRSINPYRGCEHGCVYCFARPTHAYLGLSPGLDFESKLFVKPEAPALLEKELAATGYEPRMIAIGTNTDPYQPIERERKIMRGILEVLERAGHPVGIVTKSALVVRDIDILARMAKRNLAKVAISVTSLDPKLARTMEPRASTPPKRLEALKQLSDAGIPTTVMVAPVIPALNDSEIERILDAAAHAGVKEASYVLLRLPLEVRDLFREWLMANYPDRYRHVFTLIRDMRGGRDYDAKWGERMKGTGPMAWTIGRRFEIACDRLGLNKRRSKLTTDHFARPKRNGDQLSLF, encoded by the coding sequence ATGAGTCCAGCAGCATCGTCTCATGCTCTCAAGCACCCGCCGGTCAAGGCGCCCTCCGAGCCGGCGGGTGTGGACTCTGACTTTCCAGAACTTGGCGTCGCCATCGACCGCGCGCGCAGGCGAGGGCGGGGCGCACAGTCCAATGCCAGCGGCCGCTATGAGGCCGAGGCGCGCGTCGCCTTCGACGACGGCTGGCAGAGCCTGGAAGAGCTGCCGCCGTTCAAGACCAGTGTCGGGGTCGACACCTCACGCAAGGTGATCACCCGCAACGATTCCCCCGATATCGGCTTCGATCGCTCGATCAATCCCTATCGCGGCTGTGAGCATGGCTGCGTTTATTGCTTCGCGCGGCCGACCCATGCCTATCTCGGCCTGTCGCCGGGGCTCGACTTCGAGTCAAAACTGTTCGTCAAGCCCGAGGCGCCGGCGCTGCTGGAGAAGGAGCTCGCCGCGACCGGCTATGAGCCCCGGATGATCGCGATCGGCACCAACACCGATCCCTATCAGCCGATCGAGCGCGAGCGCAAAATCATGCGCGGCATCCTCGAGGTTCTCGAGCGTGCCGGCCATCCCGTCGGCATCGTCACCAAATCGGCGCTGGTGGTGCGCGACATCGATATTCTCGCGCGGATGGCCAAGCGCAACCTCGCCAAGGTCGCCATCTCGGTCACCTCGCTCGATCCGAAGCTGGCGCGCACCATGGAGCCGCGCGCCTCGACGCCGCCGAAGCGGCTGGAAGCGCTGAAGCAGCTCTCGGACGCCGGCATCCCGACCACCGTGATGGTCGCGCCCGTGATCCCCGCGCTGAACGATTCCGAGATCGAGCGCATCCTGGACGCGGCCGCCCATGCCGGCGTCAAGGAGGCCTCCTATGTGCTGCTGCGGCTGCCGCTGGAGGTGCGCGATCTCTTCCGCGAATGGCTGATGGCGAACTATCCGGACCGCTATCGCCACGTCTTTACGCTGATCCGCGACATGCGCGGCGGGCGCGACTACGATGCGAAATGGGGCGAGCGGATGAAGGGCACCGGACCGATGGCCTGGACCATCGGCCGCCGCTTCGAGATCGCCTGCGACAGGCTCGGCCTCAACAAAAGGCGCTCCAAGCTGACCACGGATCATTTTGCCCGGCCGAAGCGGAACGGCGATCAGCTGAGCCTGTTCTGA
- a CDS encoding phosphoketolase family protein: MTKQQQSAAASSNLDLLDRYWRAANYLSVGQIYLLDNPLLREPLRAEHIKPRLLGHWGTTPGLNFIYAHLNRVIRALDISVLYVCGPGHGGPGMVANTYLEGSYSEIYPDIARDKDGLRKLFRQFSFPGGIPSHAAPETPGSIHEGGELGYALVHAYGAALDNPDLIVACVVGDGEAETGPLAASWHSNKFLNPAHDGAVLPILHLNGYKIANPTVLGRMPNSEIRDLFRGFGHEPLFVEGDDPKLMHQAMADALDVSLASIRSIQQHARDGRKSVERPRWPMIVLRSPKGWTGPKEVDGKKVEGFWRAHQVPVAGCRENPAHLKVLEDWMRSYEPEKLFDQSGALIPELQALAPEGIRRMGANPHANGGLLKKELRLPDFRSFAIEVPQPGGAIGEATRELGKFLRDVIRLNAKERNFRIMGPDETASNRLDAVFEETERVWMEPIEPYDVHLAQDGRVMEVLSEHLCQGWLEGYLLTGRHGFFSCYEAFIHIVDSMFNQHAKWLKVTRDLPWRRPIASLNYLLTSHVWRQDHNGFSHQDPGFVDLVANKKADIVRIYFPPDANTLLWIADHCLRTYNRINVIVAGKQPAPQWLSMQDAATHCDAGIGIWSWAGTEDAGQEPDVVMACAGDVPTLETLAAVDLLRKALPDLKIRVVNVVDLMTLQPKDQHPHGLSDRDFDSLFTRDKPVIFAYHGYPYLIHRLTYNRTNHAGMHVRGFAEEGTTTTPFDMVVLNELDRYHLAIEAIERVPGLAAKAAQAKQQFRDKLIEHSRYVREHGEDMPEIQGWVWPNSSGGNTPAEAGD; this comes from the coding sequence ATGACAAAACAACAACAATCGGCCGCGGCAAGCAGCAACCTCGACCTCCTCGATCGCTACTGGCGCGCCGCAAATTACCTCTCCGTCGGGCAAATCTACCTGCTCGACAATCCGCTGCTGCGCGAGCCCCTGCGGGCCGAGCACATCAAGCCGCGCTTGCTCGGCCATTGGGGCACGACGCCCGGCCTGAACTTCATCTACGCCCATCTCAACCGCGTCATCCGCGCGCTCGATATCAGCGTGCTCTATGTCTGCGGTCCCGGCCATGGCGGTCCCGGCATGGTCGCCAACACCTATCTGGAGGGCAGCTACAGCGAGATCTATCCCGACATCGCGCGCGACAAGGACGGATTGCGCAAGCTGTTCAGGCAGTTCTCGTTTCCCGGCGGCATTCCGAGCCACGCGGCACCGGAAACGCCGGGCTCGATCCACGAAGGCGGCGAGCTCGGCTACGCGCTGGTGCACGCCTACGGTGCAGCGCTGGACAATCCTGATTTGATCGTGGCTTGCGTGGTCGGTGACGGCGAAGCGGAAACCGGCCCGCTCGCTGCCTCCTGGCACTCCAACAAGTTCCTGAACCCCGCGCATGACGGCGCGGTGCTGCCGATCCTGCATCTGAACGGCTACAAGATCGCCAATCCGACCGTGCTCGGGCGAATGCCCAACAGCGAGATCCGCGATCTCTTCCGCGGCTTCGGCCACGAGCCGCTGTTCGTCGAGGGTGATGATCCCAAATTGATGCACCAGGCCATGGCGGACGCGCTCGACGTCTCGCTCGCCAGCATCCGCTCGATCCAGCAGCACGCACGGGACGGGCGCAAAAGCGTCGAGCGGCCGCGCTGGCCGATGATCGTGCTGCGCAGTCCGAAGGGTTGGACCGGTCCGAAAGAGGTCGACGGCAAGAAGGTCGAGGGTTTTTGGCGCGCCCATCAAGTCCCGGTGGCTGGTTGTCGCGAGAACCCGGCGCACCTCAAAGTTCTCGAAGACTGGATGCGCAGCTACGAGCCCGAAAAGCTGTTCGACCAGAGCGGCGCGCTCATTCCAGAACTTCAGGCGCTCGCGCCCGAAGGCATTCGCCGCATGGGCGCCAATCCGCATGCCAATGGTGGCCTGCTCAAAAAGGAGCTGAGGCTGCCGGACTTCCGCAGCTTTGCCATCGAGGTGCCGCAGCCCGGCGGCGCCATCGGGGAAGCGACGCGCGAGCTCGGCAAATTCCTGCGCGACGTCATCCGCCTCAATGCGAAGGAGCGCAATTTCCGCATCATGGGCCCGGACGAAACCGCGTCAAACCGGCTGGACGCAGTGTTCGAGGAGACCGAGCGGGTCTGGATGGAGCCGATCGAGCCCTATGACGTGCACCTCGCGCAAGACGGCCGCGTGATGGAAGTCTTGAGCGAGCATCTCTGCCAGGGCTGGCTCGAGGGCTATCTGCTCACCGGCCGCCATGGTTTCTTCTCCTGCTACGAGGCCTTCATCCACATCGTGGATTCCATGTTCAACCAGCACGCCAAATGGCTGAAGGTCACGCGCGATCTGCCATGGCGGCGCCCGATCGCCTCGCTCAACTATCTCCTGACCTCGCATGTCTGGCGGCAGGACCATAACGGCTTCAGCCATCAGGATCCCGGCTTCGTCGATCTCGTCGCCAACAAGAAGGCCGACATCGTTCGCATCTACTTTCCGCCCGATGCCAACACGCTGCTGTGGATCGCCGATCACTGCCTGCGGACCTACAACCGCATCAATGTCATCGTCGCCGGCAAGCAGCCGGCGCCGCAATGGCTGTCGATGCAGGACGCTGCCACGCATTGCGATGCCGGCATTGGCATCTGGAGCTGGGCGGGGACGGAAGATGCGGGCCAGGAGCCCGACGTGGTGATGGCCTGCGCCGGCGACGTCCCGACGCTGGAGACGCTCGCCGCCGTCGACCTGTTGCGCAAGGCGCTGCCGGATTTGAAGATCCGCGTCGTCAACGTCGTCGATCTCATGACGCTGCAACCGAAAGACCAGCATCCGCACGGCCTGTCCGACCGCGACTTCGACAGCCTGTTCACGCGCGACAAGCCTGTCATCTTCGCCTATCACGGCTATCCCTACCTGATCCATCGGCTGACCTATAACCGCACCAATCATGCCGGCATGCATGTGCGCGGCTTTGCCGAGGAAGGCACCACGACGACACCGTTCGACATGGTCGTGCTCAACGAGCTCGACCGCTACCACCTCGCGATCGAGGCGATCGAACGCGTGCCCGGGCTCGCGGCCAAGGCTGCGCAAGCGAAGCAGCAATTCCGTGACAAGCTGATCGAGCATTCGCGCTATGTGCGCGAGCACGGCGAGGACATGCCTGAGATCCAAGGCTGGGTCTGGCCTAACAGCTCCGGCGGCAATACCCCGGCCGAAGCCGGCGACTAG